A region of the Cannabis sativa cultivar Pink pepper isolate KNU-18-1 chromosome 3, ASM2916894v1, whole genome shotgun sequence genome:
TCGGGCAGGGATAAGAAAGTTTTGTTTGgtgaaatcaaagagaaattgtGGAATTCGCTTTCAGCTTGGCAAGAGTCTTTGTTCTCTATTGGTGGTAAAGAAGTCTTACTCAAAGAAGTTTCTCAATCAATACCAACTTATGCTATGAGTTGCTTTCGATTATCGAAGTCTCTTATTAACCAAATAGAGACCATGTGCAATAAGTTTTGGTGGGGTTCCAATTCTTCATCCTCTGGTATCAATTGGAAAACATGGAAAGCACTCACTCATTTGTTCACTTCAATCAAGCGCTGTTGGCAAAGCAAGCTTGCATGATTTTCTCTAATCCAAATTCTCTCCTTAGCCGAATCCTTAAGCCAAGGTATTTCAAACACTCTTCTTTTTTGGATGCGGGCTTAGGCTCCTACCCTTCATTAACTTGGATGGGAATTATATGGGGGAAAGAATTGATGTTAAAAGGCCTTCGTTAGAAAGTTAGTAATGGTACCAATATTCTCTGTGTTACGGACCCTTGGTTTCCAGGTTCCACTTATTTTAAACCCCTGCTATTTAGAGGTCAAGATCAATCCATGATAGTTTCAAATCTGATTTTAAATAACAGGCAATGGGATAATAATTTACTTCAAATCATGTTTTTAGAATCGgatgttgattaaagctcaaatttgtatattttaagcCTTTAATTATacacataaaattaatttaagtagatattttcataattttaattataaaattattttagttaaaaatattaatttattttaattttgtgttatttttcagattataaatgaaattggattttttttttgaaaaggccCATTAAGTCTTGTCTTTGTTGGGTTTAAGAAGCCCATATCAATTAAATCTTTAGTTGATCATCTCAAATGACCACAACACTAGACAATCCAACATTAAAGGGATCACATTCCTGGAGGAGCAAGTCCACTTAGTCAGCATGTACTCCACTACGCCTGACACATGCATATGGTCGTTGAAGCTAGCTGTGACGTGTCCGGAGTGCAAGTCATTATTCAATCAAACTGAGATGTGCCCATGTTCCCATTTTATCTCAGTATTTTAAGCCACTAAACCACTAAATAATGTACGAAAATTCCAATTTGGAGAGCAAATGTGCACTATAAATAGGAGCTAAATACAATGAAAAAGCAATCAGATTTTAGTAGTGTTATTATACtaaaattttatctttttctttccttcttctttattttactttattaattttggtgtaaagacaatgccttttctaggctaatttctttggcaagactaaagtgtaagttcatgcaatttttattcttctaatatattgattctctttgttcttcattttcacatttgttatattaaatttctcttcttcttaattgcactttaaatttaatagtaccttttatataagttcagtcatgcttttcttatgtaagttaggctattaattattaagGTGTTTATTAgattatatgatttttactgcattctgccagtgctattttgttgatttaaattatataatatgatagtatttttagaagtagtattaatttaattagagaacatatttttttagtgggcttaattatacacattttccaactataattaatgaaaataaattacttGTTTTAAtctgaaaaataacacaaaattaaaataaattacttgtttgatttttaaaactcattttctcaatattctcacatcacattcaaggttcttattttattctcgtaaaattactaactgtccttttgagtgtatttttcctccctatggatacgacatatagcccgtttactaccgcgaccgcagtgtaactaattgggcgacatcaatttttggcgccgttgccggggaggttTCTGCGCTACAAGAGGTTAGTAtagtagttttattttttattttttttttgtctctctTTATTTGTttacataaaaagaaaaaaactttttagttatatatataaattaaaaaaaaaagatcactatatattaatttttttttctcttcgttactcttttattaaaaaaaaaaagtaagtagtttaattttttttagtttatttgttagttgtatttattattttgctactatattagggtgttagttttttttttttttacattattattttttttttaggattagccattttttttatttattttaggttaGTTGTAGACTTTTACCCTTtaggctaaaaaaaaaaaattgtgcataaaatattttcataaactTTTTAGTGTAAACCTAATTGTGTAATGGTAAAAGTGATACAAAGTGAGATTATTCTGTCTAGTAAAGATTGACTTTAAAGGTTTGTGGTAGAGTACCCTCTACACTTTCTAGCAACCCCGGGGAGTTCTAGTAAAAGTGTGGGACGAAGCGGTACCTTGGCAACCTTCCCAATCGGCCTGGGAATATCTTGTGTGAATACCCTTGCATTATTACATAGTTGCAATTTACATTATTTAacaagtgaaaatacaaaaaaacaaaaaaaagtgaATGTCACGAAATAGAGACAGATTAGGGAgatttgtaaaacaacaaattgaaattttagaaaactctCCTAAATCGTCTTCTTCCACTCGTTCTCATTCACCACCATCACCCATACTTCCTGCACTGCCAATGATGGCTCAACAACAGGAAATCCAACCAAGAACGCTACAGGATTATCTCCATCCTACGCGTACGGCCAGACCTTCATGCATAATGTATCCCATGAATATGCCCAACTTCGATTTCAAACCGGGCATGATTCAACTTTTACCAACCTTTCATGGTATGAAAAATGAGAGTCCATATGTGCATATTCAGGCCTTCGAAGAGGTGGTGGCCACATTCAACAACCAAGCTGACATCATTAACTTGGTGAGATTGAAGTTCTTTCCTTTCTCACTCAAGGATAAAGCCAAAAGCTGGTTGTATTCCTTAAGGCCAAGGTCTATTGGGACATGGGATGAAatgacaaaagtatttttctataaatttttTCCACCCCATAAGACCAGCAGCCTTAAGAGGCAAATCTCTACCTTCACCCAAAAGGACCATGAAACGTTTCATCAGgtctgggagaggtttaaagatttgATGGGCCAGTGCCCACATCATGGATACGAAAGTTGGCGTCTTGTCAGCTATTTCTACGACGGTCTCACAGCCAACAAAAGACAATTCGTACAAATGATGTGCAATGGCGACTTCCTACAGAAAGATCCCGAAGAAGCTTTGGAATATCTTGAAGAAATTTCTGAAAAATCATACACATGGAGTGCGCCAAGTCCTACGGACAAGCCACGAACAGCCGGAGTCTACCAATTGAAGGAGGAGGACAGTGTGAAAGCTCAACTTGAAgctttgaaaaaataatttgagGCTTTCAAAAATCAAGAAGGTAAAGCACTCCAGATGGCTGCAAAAGTGGAAAAGCAAGAACCATGCTTCATTTGTGGAGGGACTGATCATCAACCACAAGAGTGCCCTAGTCTTAGTATGTTGAGGGGAGGAAATGAGGAACAATGTAATGCCTTAGGGGATTACAAGAAGACTTATAATGCCTACTCCAACACATACAATCCTGGTTGGCGTAACCATCCCAATTTCAGTTGGAAGGATACAAGTCAAAATCAAGCATCTGGGAGACAATGGAAACCTGATCAACAAAATAATTCTCTTGAGAATTCCATGAAAATTCTCGCAGACTCTCAACTAGAGTTCAGGACTTATTTTGCTCAGGTGATAGAGGAATTGAAGGACATAAAGATTCAATTAACAAATTTAAATGATTCTTCAGCCATTCAAGAGCGTGGTAAGCTTCCCGCTCAACCTCTAATCACTCCCAAAGGGCAACATATGGCACAAACCTCTACTTCTTTAGAGTCTAATCTTAAGGGGGTTAATGCCATAACTACTCGAAGTGGTCAAAGTACAGTATCACAATTACCTAAGACCACTAGTGTACCAATGCCTGCTCCAGATGCTAATATGCCACAGAACCCTCCAGTGAAGGTGCCATTCCCTCAGGCTTTGAAATCTTCTAGGAAGGTACTGGAAACTCATGGTGAAATCCTAGAAAATTTAAAACAAGTGAAGATCAACCTGCCTCTCTTGGATGTGATCAAACAAGTACCAGCATATGCCAAGGTCATCAAGGATTTATGCACCATGAAAAGAAAACACCATGTCAAGAAAACTGCATTCTTGACAGAACAAGTAAGTGCGGTGATTGAACAAAAGATACCGATCAAATACAAAGATCTAGGTTGTCCTACAATCGCTTGCCAAATTGGGACACAAGGATTTGGTCAAGCTCTCCTAGACTTAGGCGCAAGTGTTAATCTAATGCCTTATTCAATTTACTTGCAACTAGGCTTAGGAGAAATCAAGCCCACATCTGTGGTGCTACAATTGGCTGACCGCTCAATTAAAAAGCCACGAGGAATAGTTGAAGATGTCTTGATTAAAGTTGGAAAATTCTATTACCCTGCTGACTTTTTGATTTTGGACACTCAGTCTGAGGTTAATACTGAGTCAAAAATTCCCATCATTCTCGGTAGGCCTTTCCTCGCAACAGCCAATGCTCTCATTAACTGTAGGAATGGTCTCATGAAATTATCTTTCGGGAATATGACTATGGAGGTCAACATTTTTCATGTTGCGAAACAACCACCAGACGAGGAGGAAGATTGCTATCATACTGATGTGATAGACACAATTGTTGAGGAGGAAGTTCTTTTGCATGATGATTCTGATTCTTTAAATGATCTCCTCCATGACTTTGATACTGAAAATATGCTTTATCCACCCGAGGAAGCTAATGTTTCTTCCATTCTTGAGATGTCCCAAGATGAAGCATCACCGTCGCAATATGAGAATTTGCGATTCCAGACCCGATCTATGAAATGCTTCTTCGGGTCCATGTGCGATATTGACAAATTCTGGTAAGAGGGTAGGCTTACCTGAGGAGATCACCTTTGTGACTCTGGCCTACCCAGAATGATCAAGTTGTTCCTATTTCtgtttatgtttatattttattcactatttatttcctttgtttttgttttgttttttcgaGGATCAATATCGCTGCTATCCATGGTTGCTTGCTCTCCAGGTGTTCTCTTTccctattcttttatttttttttatatatttagacattgaggacactgtctGATTTTGGTTGGGGGTGGTGAGCATATTCAAGCAtgtttctcaatttttgtcatattaatattttcatggtcaaatttttcaaaaaattactcatttattcttgtaaaatgttatttttaagcCAATTTTACTATCTTTGTTACTTAGAATTTTTCTAGAGTTATAAAATGCATAtgccaaactttgtggtaagatGGTTGTTAGCACATATTTGCTTAGAAAAGCTACCAAGTTTAAGTGTTTATGTTTTCGTGAGTGGCGAGATTTGAGAAAACAACTTTTGAATTTTCATTGATTCTTAGAAatagttataattattttggacATGGTACTATGGTTTGATTGGATGTTGCTTTGAGGGATAATTTTTATAGACAAATCTTATTAGGgagtctttttgtaattattttcttgttgaaaaaaaaaaaagaaaaaaaactgagACAAGAGCAACATTGTCATTATTATATGTTGCCccttagtcaaaaaaaaaataaaaacaaaaaaaaaaaacaagagcaACATTTCCATTATTATATGTTGCCccttagtcaaaaaaaaaaaaaacaaaaaaaacaaaagcgaCATTTCCATCATTATATCTATGTGTTGcctcttgttcaaaaaaaaaaaaaaaaaaaaagaaagaaaagaaaaaagaagacaaaaagtttgtatttaatttttcatttgttaTGGCTCATAGAATAAATAGAGATTGCCTATTTTCGTtcaaaaaaaatcccaaaaagctGGTTTGTGGTACTCTGATGGTGGTTTGTCTAAATAATTCATAACCTATCTTTGTTTCAATGTTTATTCAAATGTTTATCCTAAATTGATCTATCCATTTCGAGTGCTCACCTTTCAATTTCCAACTCCATGAGTAAAATCCTTAGTcatgaataaatattttcaacaccTATGAGGCAAATGGAGTTGAGACTTTTGCTTGGTATATTTTTCGAAAGCATCTATGtgttatggtttgtggtaagaaggTTCAGGTTTGGCGCACACACTCACAACTCTAGATTTATTCAAGGTAAGTTTGTATAGTTCTTATTGGcttgttactaatatttttcttgaatatttgtgccatttttaaaatttttgaccTAGAAAATATTATGTTGACATTATTCTTTTTCGCTTGAATTGCTAGagactagcaataagctagttgggggttgtgattaaagctcaaatttgtatattttaagcCTTTAATTATACACATAAAATTAATTGAAGTagatattttcataattttaattataaaattattttagttgaaaatattaatttattttaattttgtgttatttttgagattataaatgaaattggattttttttttttttgaaaaggccCATTAAGTCTTGTCTTTGTTGGGTTTAAGAAGCCCATATCAATTAAATCTTTAGTTGATCATCTCAAATGACCACAACACTAGACAATCCAACATCAAAGGGATCACATTCCTTGAGGAGCAAGTCCACTTAGTCAGCATGTACTCCACTACGCCTGACACATGCATATGGTCGTTGAAGCTAGTTGTGACGTGTCCGGAGTGCAAGTCATTATTCAATCAAACTGAGATGTGCCCATGTTCCCATTTTATCTCAGCATTTTAAGCCACTAAACCACTAAATAATGTACGAAAATTCCAATTTGGAGAGCAAATGTGCACTATAAATAGGAGCTAAATACAATGAAAAAGCAATCAGATTTTAGTAGtgttattataccaaaattttatctttttctttccttcttctttattttactttattaattttggtgtaaagacaatgccttttctaggctaatttctttgacaagactcaagtgtaagttcatgcaatttttattcttctaatatattgattctctttgttcttcattttcacatttgttatattaaatttctcttcttcttaattgtactttaaatttaatagtaccttttatataagtCCAGTgatgcttttcttatgtaagttaggctattaattattaaggtgtttattatattatatgatttttactgcattctgcggtggtattttgtcgatttaaattatataatatgatagtatttttagaagtagtaataatttaattagagaacatatttttctagtgggcttaattatacacattttccaactataattaatgatgtagaattatagttgaggttaaagaatcaattttagtaggaaaatataattgcatgtacaaggcttgtgtcttccataatcattttctgatcacttctcattttaattacttgtttgatttttaaaacttattttctcaatattctcacatcacattcaaggttcttattttattctcgtaaaattactaactgtctttttgagtgtattttttctccctgtggatacgacatatagcccgtttacttccgcgaccgcagtgtaactaattgggcgacatcagATGTCATTAAGATTCAAAGTCTTCCTTTAACTATCTTTGATCAACAAGACAAATTGATATGGCATCATGAATCGAATGGCCTCTACTTAGTAAAATTCGGTTATAATTTAGCTACTGCTCTTGAAGAAAAACAGCCCACAGCCAGTGACATGCAATCGCAATTGTGGTGGAAAAAATTTTGGTCTTTGGAAATCCCTTCCAAGGTTCGTATCTTCTTGTGGCGTGCTATCCATGATTGTCTCCCAGTGGCAAACACCCTCCATACTCGGCATATTGCAAACTCGGCTACCTGTTCCTTATGTAGCAGAAGGCCTGAAACAGTTAGTCATGCTCTTTTTTTTGTAAAAGAGCTAAAAAAGTGTGGGATGCCTCTGACTTTGGTGTTCAAGATCTTCTCACGGATACCATAACTCTCAAAGAATTTTTACTTCATATGTCCTCATCATGGCCTTCAATTAGATTTGAACAGTTCGCAACAGTTCTTCGGAGCATTTGGACGGAGAGGAATAAAGAGCGCCATGGTACCAAACCTAAACCACATGATGttattctctatttttctctttcATATCCAGAAGAATTCAAAGCTGCTCGAGCAAAAGGCCCTGTTGTTCACTCTGTTGTAGAATCTGTCTCCTCCACTGCTGCAACCAAAGATGTCCATGTGCTCAATCCTCCTTCAGGCTGACTGAAGTTGAATACTGATGCAGCCGTTGATCCTATTTCGAAGACCTCTTGTTTTGGAGCTGTACTACGAAGTTGTAATGGTGATGTTGTGGCTGTTATGGTTGCTCCTTACCGTGGCTGTTTCTCTCCTCAAGTAATGGAAGCGTTGGCTCTTATGCATAGTCTCCAATGGCTAAGAGAACTCCAACTACCTGTGCATCTTATTGAGACAGACTCTCTCCTAGTAGTTAAAGGAGTACTCTCTTCACAAGAGCTTACTTCTGATTTTCATTGcttgttaaataatattaatcgtTTAGTTTCCAATTTCCCTGGAGCACATGTCTCTCATGTTTATAGATCTGCTAACACTGCTGCCCATTTATTGGCTAGTTTGCTCTCTCGATGGATACTAAATGTTCTTGGTTGGAGGAAATGCCTCAGCCTTTAATGCCCTTTGTATTTTGActatttgttttaatataaaggcatttttatctcaaaaaaaaactgttttttttttataaactaaTAAGATaaactaatattattattatcttaattaataaataattttgtatcTTCTCTATTAAGATGTATATACATACTAATTAAAATGtatattgaaaataattaaaaaaaattacaaaaattacaaaaaaaataattaaattataaaactaatcaaaaaATAGAATCTCATCAAAACTTAAATCAAATGAGGTGTCTCTTCTCTATTAAGACACCTCATTTTATTTGTGTTTTCTTttgtatagatatatagatagatgAATATCGATACATAAATTTTGGGAcaaataaaacaacaaaacaaattaTGTATTTATGGTGTATctttaaagataaaaaaaatgatgtgaATATATTATGAAGTTCTcacacaaaatttaaaaaatagaatgacaaatatatatttaactttatgaaaacatataaataatataatataaattattatagattataaattaaataaatttatttttgaaaaatattatcaCTAATTAATTGAGTAAGActaatttaatcaattataattaatgtGTGATTAATACCAAAATAAAACTTAGTAAATAATCATATATTTTAGAATACTAATATGATACTctttaaaaattagaataatagaaacaaaaaaaatttataaaaaaaatattataactaattaattatgttgcccttaatttcgcccaaaatacgttgACCAATATGACAACGACACGTGGATCTAAGAGGCACGACTATTAGATGAATCGACTAAGTCTTTTTTCCATCAGGAGTGTCAACAAAAAGATACCTCTCGGAGGAGAGGTGAAGGCTCCACATACTCTCGGAGACCAAGGGAACGCTAAGGTATCTAAAGGAGGTACTGGACCCTATTTGAACAGTCACATctcatttaatgccgcatgggagaaaACGTATTGGAACTTCCATAAGCAATATGTCTGACGGCGTAACCCCTCTTTTCCTGCTATTACGCTATGATTAATAAggctagtgacggctactttatgagggatcacatcaatcaagaagGGACAAAAGATTATATCCACCTAACCCCTAAGATACCTATAGTATAGGCTATGTATTTCCTATTTTGCATCGACCAGGAATATGTTCCCCTATCGAACCTGCACAGAAAGACACATGATTCagttctagggattaccccagaaaaacactataaataccccccaaacgCACTGAGACGGGGGTCGATAATTCGGGGTTCATAAGAATTAAAGAGAGCAACTAAGAGGGACAtctaccaagaacattctctgtaataaatactctcataaataaaaaagactcgtggactaaagctcattaatactccaaccacgtaaaaatctcatgcATTAAACTTCCTATAGCTTTCttacatatattattaaatttgttgccgaaaacctcggtcaacattttggtgatTTAATTGAGAGCTGAAAGAAGCGTCTCTAGATAGACAACAGTCTTATAAGCTCAAGCAACAATGGTGGAAACTTGTAACACACGTCAGCCACGTCCTCCTCAAGACGCTCAAAACCCTAAACATGAGGAAGTGGCTTCAAGAGTCAACGTGGATTCTTAGGAACGAGAGGAGGCCAATGATGACGAGTACGAGGAAAAATTTGACGAGTACGACGCCTACGACGAAGGCAGTTACACAGAGCTGCTGCTCTTGAGATAAAAGGCTGttgatcatgaagctgagatcacAGCCCAAAAAGAGCAAAACAaaaagatgcaagaggtgatgATCGCCATGCAAAAAGACATGGAGACAGCAGGGATCCACATACACCCTAAAGCCATCCCTGCGGGACTTGAGGAAACACCGGAAGAGTCCTCACCAAGCACTCAGAAGCATAAGTCCAGGGAGCCTAGCCCCATATGGTATCCCTCTGAAGGGAACCAACGGAAAAACCCTACTTCCATCCcatggaaaaagaaaaagatgtaGGATCTGcaaaaggtccgctcagatttcccgaatGGGAAAGGTCCGtagaggggcaaactccaaaaagggagtcttggccctcaggatcgagaggatcGAAAGAGAGTTTCTGTGCATCAGTAACCCGGGGAAAAAGGAAGACGAAACTAAAGATACCCTCCCATTGATCTAAGAAATCAGATCAACTTGAGGCATGGTGATTTGTGGAATCACTTGG
Encoded here:
- the LOC133035970 gene encoding uncharacterized protein LOC133035970; the encoded protein is MAAKVEKQEPCFICGGTDHQPQECPSLSMLRGGNEEQCNALGDYKKTYNAYSNTYNPGWRNHPNFSWKDTSQNQASGRQWKPDQQNNSLENSMKILADSQLEFRTYFAQVIEELKDIKIQLTNLNDSSAIQERGKLPAQPLITPKGQHMAQTSTSLESNLKGVNAITTRSGQSTVSQLPKTTSVPMPAPDANMPQNPPVKVPFPQALKSSRKVLETHGEILENLKQVKINLPLLDVIKQVPAYAKVIKDLCTMKRKHHVKKTAFLTEQVSAVIEQKIPIKYKDLGCPTIACQIGTQGFGQALLDLGASVNLMPYSIYLQLGLGEIKPTSVVLQLADRSIKKPRGIVEDVLIKVGKFYYPADFLILDTQSEVNTESKIPIILGRPFLATANALINCRNGLMKLSFGNMTMEVNIFHVAKQPPDEEEDCYHTDVIDTIVEEEVLLHDDSDSLNDLLHDFDTENMLYPPEEANVSSILEMSQDEASPSQYENLRFQTRSMKCFFGSMCDIDKFW